In Scylla paramamosain isolate STU-SP2022 chromosome 1, ASM3559412v1, whole genome shotgun sequence, one DNA window encodes the following:
- the LOC135092495 gene encoding alpha-protein kinase 1-like isoform X3 — MTLVSIMSSKRKSLPSKVLDAYPDTGDMLVEDTPNLVTTTAGDSDNSAAGSEFSYGEEGTVGMSPPRWSDPEVTAPTSTADAKRSRRESSADSDDLAHLHPFANPFFQARLQEARLQQEHARLLQEAARHEQQQQQQQQQQQQQQQQQQQQQQQQQQQQQQQQQQQQHLHHQQQQLQHHLQQQHQQHLHAQQQQQQQQQQQQQQQQQQQQQQQQQQQLQQQQHHHHHQPPPPQPPPPPQPGRNSLSPLTEVERGGLLVNAARKSMDDVLKRLTSKMSHSTLDDAEQGKREREGSAKAPESRVPQSSPPVTSSGAARRP, encoded by the exons ATCGATAATGTCGTCGAAGAGGAAGTCTCTGCCCAGTAAGGTTCTCGACGCTTACCCGGACACCGGAGACATGCTTGTGGAGGACACGCCCAacctcgtcaccaccaccgccgggGACTCTGACAACTCGGCGGCGGGGTCAGAGTTCAGCTACGGGGAGGAGGGCACCGTGGGCATGTCCCCGCCGCGGTGGTCAGACCCCGAGGTGACGGCGCCCACCAGCACGGCGGACGCCAAGAGGAGTCGCCGTGAGAGTTCCGCTGACTCCGATGACCTGGCGCACCTTCACCCCTTCGCCAACCCGTTCTTCCAGGCGCGGCTACAGGAGGCGCGGCTGCAGCAGGAGCATGCCAGGCTGCTGCAGGAGGCTGCCAGacacgagcagcagcagcaacaacagcaacaacaacagcagcagcaacaacaacagcagcagcaacaacaacaacagcaacagcaacagcaacaacagcaacaacaacagcaacaacacctacatcatcaacaacaacagctgcagcACCActtacaacaacagcatcagcaacaCCTTCAtgcgcaacaacaacaacagcagcagcaacagcaacaacaacagcaacaacaacaacaacaacagcaacaacaacagcaacagcagctacagcaacagcagcaccaccaccaccaccagccgccgccgccacagccgCCGCCTCCCCCGCAGCCCGGCAGGAACTCCCTCTCACCGCTGACGGAGGTGGAGCGCGGCGGCCTGCTGGTCAATGCGGCCCGCAAGTCGATGGACGACGTGCTAAAGCGGCTCACCTCCAAAATGAGTCACAGCACCCTGGACGACGCCGAGCAGGGCAAGAGGGAGCGGGAAGG CAGTGCCAAGGCCCCAGAGTCCCGCGTGCCTCAGTCCAGCCCGCCAGTGACCTCCTCGGGGGCGGCGCGGCGACCATGA
- the LOC135092495 gene encoding alpha-protein kinase 1-like isoform X4 — protein MSSKRKSLPSKVLDAYPDTGDMLVEDTPNLVTTTAGDSDNSAAGSEFSYGEEGTVGMSPPRWSDPEVTAPTSTADAKRSRRESSADSDDLAHLHPFANPFFQARLQEARLQQEHARLLQEAARHEQQQQQQQQQQQQQQQQQQQQQQQQQQQQQQQQQQQQHLHHQQQQLQHHLQQQHQQHLHAQQQQQQQQQQQQQQQQQQQQQQQQQQQLQQQQHHHHHQPPPPQPPPPPQPGRNSLSPLTEVERGGLLVNAARKSMDDVLKRLTSKMSHSTLDDAEQGKREREGSAKAPESRVPQSSPPVTSSGAARRP, from the exons ATGTCGTCGAAGAGGAAGTCTCTGCCCAGTAAGGTTCTCGACGCTTACCCGGACACCGGAGACATGCTTGTGGAGGACACGCCCAacctcgtcaccaccaccgccgggGACTCTGACAACTCGGCGGCGGGGTCAGAGTTCAGCTACGGGGAGGAGGGCACCGTGGGCATGTCCCCGCCGCGGTGGTCAGACCCCGAGGTGACGGCGCCCACCAGCACGGCGGACGCCAAGAGGAGTCGCCGTGAGAGTTCCGCTGACTCCGATGACCTGGCGCACCTTCACCCCTTCGCCAACCCGTTCTTCCAGGCGCGGCTACAGGAGGCGCGGCTGCAGCAGGAGCATGCCAGGCTGCTGCAGGAGGCTGCCAGacacgagcagcagcagcaacaacagcaacaacaacagcagcagcaacaacaacagcagcagcaacaacaacaacagcaacagcaacagcaacaacagcaacaacaacagcaacaacacctacatcatcaacaacaacagctgcagcACCActtacaacaacagcatcagcaacaCCTTCAtgcgcaacaacaacaacagcagcagcaacagcaacaacaacagcaacaacaacaacaacaacagcaacaacaacagcaacagcagctacagcaacagcagcaccaccaccaccaccagccgccgccgccacagccgCCGCCTCCCCCGCAGCCCGGCAGGAACTCCCTCTCACCGCTGACGGAGGTGGAGCGCGGCGGCCTGCTGGTCAATGCGGCCCGCAAGTCGATGGACGACGTGCTAAAGCGGCTCACCTCCAAAATGAGTCACAGCACCCTGGACGACGCCGAGCAGGGCAAGAGGGAGCGGGAAGG CAGTGCCAAGGCCCCAGAGTCCCGCGTGCCTCAGTCCAGCCCGCCAGTGACCTCCTCGGGGGCGGCGCGGCGACCATGA